One Dehalococcoidia bacterium genomic window, AACCGCTATCTATCAACTGCCTCTTCCCGGGGATGGTGGAGACGGACATCTACAAGGATGTGCAGACCTGTCCCGAGACGGAACCGAAAATGGGCATTATGCCCGTTCTTTTGAAAACCTTCGCCACCCCCATGGCGCGGGTGCAGCGCGTGGCTGTCGAGATGTGCGCGGTCAAGCCCGGGAGTGTCACCGGGAAATGTTATTCCGCCGAACGGCCTGAGCGCTACCTGCGGGCGCTGATGGCCCTGCCTGACTTCATAAAAGCCGCGAGGAATACAAAAAAAGGGTAGGGGCACAGCATGCTGTGCCCCCTGTTCTAGAATCACGATGTCGGTCCGCCTGATATGGAGCGCGGACTTCCCGTTGTCTCGTATCTACATTTGCACTTTTCCGGCAATACCCTGCGCAATGTCGCCCACGATAGGCAGCTTGTATGTTTCTCCCTGGTAGGCTTTATACATCATCACAAACATCAATACAACACCCAGGAAGCCCACTATTGAGCCCAACCACCAGACAAAAGGAAGGAAGTTGAGAATGATCGCCAATATGTTGATAGCCCCAAGCGCTACCAGAGATTGTGCGGCATGGAATCTAACGAATTGGCTTTTCTTTTCTATCACGAGGAAAATAATCCCCGTTACCCACCATCCAA contains:
- a CDS encoding zinc-ribbon domain-containing protein — its product is MAFCANCGAKVGDNDKFCGSCGATRVPGAPAGQVPPPPPPPIYSAPPGGYQQPGMQQPMQPMVAPGANTGDSSTGLKANIAGLLCYLGWWVTGIIFLVIEKKSQFVRFHAAQSLVALGAINILAIILNFLPFVWWLGSIVGFLGVVLMFVMMYKAYQGETYKLPIVGDIAQGIAGKVQM